In Myxococcus virescens, a single window of DNA contains:
- a CDS encoding pirin family protein, translating into MIAIRPSEARGHANHGWLDSHHTFSFASYYDPDFMGFRALRVINEDRVAPHEGFGTHPHRDMEIITYPLSGAIAHRDSTGGEGLLRAGEIQRMTAGTGVLHSEMNGADESLHFLQIWIIPDRKGLTPGYEQKAFPEAERQGRWRVVASPDARDGSLTVHQDVMLHATLLGTGEQATYTLAPGRHAWLQLARGKATLNGVELKAGDGAAVADESQLVLSATEPVEALLFDLA; encoded by the coding sequence ATGATTGCCATTCGCCCCTCGGAAGCCCGCGGTCACGCCAACCACGGCTGGCTGGACTCCCACCACACCTTCTCCTTCGCCAGTTACTACGACCCGGACTTCATGGGCTTCCGAGCCCTGCGCGTCATCAACGAGGACCGCGTCGCGCCCCACGAGGGCTTCGGTACGCACCCTCACCGGGACATGGAAATCATCACCTATCCGCTGAGCGGCGCCATTGCCCACCGCGACAGCACGGGCGGCGAGGGCCTGCTGCGCGCCGGCGAAATCCAGCGGATGACGGCCGGCACCGGTGTGCTGCACAGCGAGATGAATGGCGCGGATGAGAGCCTCCACTTCCTGCAGATCTGGATCATCCCGGACCGCAAGGGCCTGACGCCTGGCTACGAGCAGAAGGCCTTCCCGGAGGCCGAGCGCCAGGGCCGCTGGCGGGTGGTGGCCAGCCCGGACGCCCGCGACGGCAGCCTCACGGTGCACCAGGACGTGATGCTTCACGCGACGCTGCTGGGCACGGGCGAACAGGCGACGTACACGCTCGCTCCGGGCCGCCACGCCTGGCTGCAGCTGGCGCGGGGCAAGGCCACGCTCAACGGCGTGGAGTTGAAGGCCGGGGACGGCGCCGCGGTGGCGGACGAGTCGCAGCTCGTCCTCTCCGCCACGGAGCCGGTGGAAGCGCTGCTGTTCGACCTGGCCTGA
- a CDS encoding pirin family protein translates to MSRDDLNAEQLPPSMETLIVAPSRDLGDGFEVRRALPSARRRMVGPFVFLDQMGPAGFQPGHGLDVRPHPHIGLATVTYLFDGEVMHRDSLGTVQPIRPGAVNWMTAGNGIVHSERTGPGPRAAGSKLFGMQAWVALPKRHEETAPAFVHHPEDQMPCHEGEGARMRVITGTVHGQRSPVQTLSDMFYADVALEAGARFVVPAEHEERAMYLVQGAVEVDGMAFEPGELLVFRPGGAVTLRATAAARLLVLGGEPMDGPRYIFWNFVSSSKERLEQAKEDWKAGRFAAVPDETEFIPLPEAPLPVRYP, encoded by the coding sequence ATGAGCCGGGACGACTTGAACGCGGAGCAGCTTCCTCCTTCGATGGAGACACTCATCGTCGCGCCCTCACGCGACCTGGGCGACGGGTTCGAGGTGCGGCGCGCGCTGCCCTCGGCCCGCCGCCGGATGGTGGGGCCCTTCGTCTTTCTGGACCAGATGGGCCCCGCCGGCTTCCAACCCGGCCACGGCCTGGATGTGCGGCCGCATCCGCACATCGGGCTGGCGACCGTCACCTACCTCTTCGACGGAGAAGTCATGCACCGGGACAGCCTGGGCACGGTGCAGCCCATCCGCCCCGGCGCGGTGAACTGGATGACGGCGGGCAACGGCATCGTCCACTCGGAGCGCACCGGCCCCGGCCCACGCGCCGCGGGCAGCAAGCTCTTTGGCATGCAGGCGTGGGTGGCGCTGCCCAAGCGCCACGAGGAGACGGCCCCAGCGTTCGTCCACCACCCCGAGGACCAGATGCCCTGCCACGAAGGCGAGGGCGCGCGGATGCGCGTCATCACCGGCACCGTGCACGGTCAGCGCTCGCCGGTGCAGACGCTGTCGGACATGTTCTACGCGGACGTGGCGCTGGAGGCCGGCGCGCGCTTCGTGGTTCCCGCCGAGCACGAGGAGCGGGCGATGTACCTCGTCCAGGGCGCCGTGGAGGTGGACGGTATGGCCTTCGAGCCAGGAGAGCTGCTCGTCTTCCGGCCCGGCGGCGCCGTCACCCTCCGCGCCACCGCGGCGGCGCGGCTGCTGGTGCTCGGCGGGGAGCCCATGGACGGGCCGCGCTACATCTTCTGGAACTTCGTCTCCAGTTCGAAGGAGCGGCTGGAGCAGGCGAAGGAGGACTGGAAGGCCGGCCGCTTCGCCGCCGTCCCGGATGAGACGGAGTTCATCCCCCTGCCCGAGGCCCCCCTCCCCGTGCGCTACCCGTAG
- a CDS encoding YceI family protein, whose protein sequence is MATTTWNIDTTHSGIHFSVRHMVIAKVRGSFRKYSGAISLDEQDITKSSVAVTIETASIDSGVEQRDNHLRSPDFFDVEKFPSITFKSTKVEKASGNGLKVTGNLTIRDITREVVLDAEQLGAGKDPWGNVKAAFEAKTSVDRRDFGLTWNQALEAGGVLVGEKIEIAIEVQAVKAQAEQAA, encoded by the coding sequence ATGGCCACCACGACCTGGAACATCGACACCACCCACTCCGGCATCCACTTCTCCGTCCGCCACATGGTCATCGCGAAGGTTCGCGGCAGCTTCCGCAAGTACAGCGGCGCCATTTCGCTGGACGAGCAGGACATCACGAAGTCCTCCGTCGCGGTCACCATCGAGACGGCCAGCATCGACTCCGGCGTCGAGCAGCGTGACAACCACCTGCGCTCGCCGGACTTCTTCGACGTGGAGAAGTTCCCCAGCATCACGTTCAAGAGCACGAAGGTGGAGAAGGCGTCCGGCAACGGGCTGAAGGTGACGGGCAACCTGACCATCCGCGACATCACCCGCGAGGTGGTGCTGGATGCCGAGCAGCTCGGCGCGGGCAAGGACCCGTGGGGCAACGTCAAGGCCGCGTTCGAGGCGAAGACGTCGGTGGACCGGCGCGACTTCGGCCTGACGTGGAACCAGGCGCTGGAGGCGGGCGGCGTGCTCGTCGGTGAGAAGATTGAAATCGCCATCGAGGTCCAGGCGGTGAAGGCGCAGGCCGAGCAGGCGGCCTGA
- a CDS encoding LysR family transcriptional regulator, which yields MDLNELLVFARVVQAGSFTAAARGLRMPKSTVSRKVSELETRVGAQLLQRTTRKLRLTDVGRTYYEHCARIVAEAEQAELAVTRMQAAPHGLLRVTTPLTFSFIGPLVSTFIKQYPEVQLEMVCTDRNVDLMAEGFDVAIRAGRLADSSLMARRLGIVERVVIAAPSYLKARGTPKAPKDLEKHDCLLFGAGLENNVWTLHSGNRSVDIKVPARIVVNEPDMLYAVARAGSGIALLPNLPFTSELAAGRLQRILPDWSSTGAPVHAVYPSTRHHSPKVMAFVECLREHWPIPG from the coding sequence ATGGACCTCAACGAGCTGCTCGTCTTCGCACGCGTGGTACAGGCAGGCAGCTTCACCGCGGCGGCGCGTGGGCTGCGGATGCCCAAGTCCACGGTGAGCCGGAAGGTGTCGGAGCTGGAGACGCGGGTCGGCGCGCAGCTGCTCCAGCGCACCACGCGCAAGCTGCGGCTCACCGACGTGGGCCGGACGTACTACGAGCACTGCGCGCGCATCGTCGCGGAGGCGGAGCAGGCCGAGCTGGCCGTGACGCGGATGCAGGCCGCCCCCCATGGCCTGCTGCGCGTGACGACGCCGCTGACGTTCAGCTTCATCGGGCCCCTGGTGTCCACCTTCATCAAGCAGTACCCCGAGGTCCAGCTCGAGATGGTGTGTACCGACCGCAACGTGGACCTGATGGCGGAGGGCTTCGACGTGGCGATTCGCGCCGGGCGGCTGGCGGACTCGTCACTCATGGCGCGGCGGCTGGGCATCGTGGAGCGCGTCGTCATCGCGGCGCCCAGCTATCTCAAGGCGCGTGGGACACCCAAGGCTCCGAAGGACTTGGAGAAGCACGACTGCCTCCTCTTCGGCGCGGGCCTGGAGAACAACGTCTGGACGCTCCACTCCGGCAACCGCTCGGTGGACATCAAGGTGCCCGCCCGAATCGTCGTGAATGAGCCGGACATGCTCTACGCGGTGGCGCGGGCGGGCTCCGGCATCGCCCTGCTCCCCAACCTCCCCTTCACCTCGGAGCTGGCCGCCGGGCGCTTGCAGCGCATCCTGCCGGACTGGAGCTCCACGGGCGCGCCCGTCCACGCCGTCTACCCGAGCACGCGGCACCACTCCCCCAAGGTGATGGCCTTCGTGGAGTGCCTGCGCGAGCACTGGCCCATCCCCGGCTGA
- a CDS encoding OsmC family protein: MTTHSQTEKPGVFRQVLRTGTHTLHADVAPALGGEDSAPGPHDYFDAALAACKALTATWYAKRHGLALERVETHVERDDSRERQGTYTLKVKLAFHGALSPADKQRLYNAVAQCPIHKLMTTSTVDIVTEPLEA; encoded by the coding sequence ATGACGACCCACAGCCAGACCGAGAAGCCCGGAGTGTTTCGCCAGGTCCTGCGGACCGGCACCCATACCCTGCATGCGGACGTGGCCCCCGCGCTGGGCGGAGAGGACTCCGCGCCCGGCCCGCACGACTACTTCGACGCCGCGCTGGCGGCATGCAAGGCCCTGACGGCCACGTGGTACGCGAAGCGTCACGGCCTGGCCCTGGAGCGTGTGGAGACGCACGTCGAACGGGATGATTCGCGGGAGCGGCAGGGCACCTACACGCTGAAGGTGAAGCTGGCGTTCCACGGGGCGCTGTCGCCGGCGGACAAGCAGCGGCTGTACAACGCCGTCGCGCAATGCCCCATCCACAAGCTGATGACGACGTCCACGGTGGACATCGTGACCGAGCCGCTCGAAGCCTGA